In Rhodothermus marinus DSM 4252, a single genomic region encodes these proteins:
- the nuoL gene encoding NADH-quinone oxidoreductase subunit L: protein MNHTTLVGLILLLPLAGAVFNGLGGLAFRGLRRQKVLIGALATLAVAVPFVLALYLFLTYGGEPLLARFFTWIAAGELELAFQYRIDELSLVMTLIVTGVGALIHLYSIGYMYEDRGYWKYFSYLNLFIFMMLNLVLADNLTLLFLGWEGVGLCSYLLIGFWYEDFKNSEAANKAFIVNRVGDAAFLLAMFLLFREVGSLDFGALLADPAALPSGVVAAAVLLLFIGATGKSAQIPLFVWLPDAMAGPTPVSALIHAATMVTSGLYLFARISPLALAAPDVLVVVALVGALTAFMAATIAVTQYDIKKVLAYSTVSQLGYMFMAAGVGAFFVSIFHVLTHAFFKACLFLGSGSVIHAMHHVEHTLHERGHHGHLDPQDMRNMGGLGRFMPATRTTYLIATLAIAGFPLTAGFFSKDEILFKAFEYGYNGHAYAWIAWILGVVTALLTAFYMMRSYVLTFEGTPRWPMADQVHPHESPATMTLPLWVLAALSLVGGFVGLPGVIAHGEWNLIHHYLGASGGGPVAEPELHAHVPLAIEWALIGLGVAIALIGLYWSWTAYRRHGLAYDDMLRERFGAFYRVWAAKYYWDEFYDRAIVQPLLRFARNGLAAFDQKVIDGAVNGVARLMAELGQRVRRVQTGVVQAYAMAIVLGVALVLALMLFG from the coding sequence ATGAACCACACGACCCTGGTTGGACTGATCCTGCTCCTTCCGCTGGCGGGGGCGGTTTTCAATGGACTGGGCGGCCTTGCCTTTCGCGGACTCCGGCGTCAGAAGGTGCTCATCGGGGCGCTGGCGACGCTGGCCGTAGCCGTGCCCTTCGTGCTGGCGCTCTATCTGTTTCTGACCTATGGAGGGGAGCCGCTGCTGGCCCGCTTTTTTACCTGGATCGCCGCGGGCGAGCTGGAACTGGCCTTCCAGTACCGGATCGACGAACTCTCGCTCGTGATGACGCTCATCGTCACGGGCGTGGGCGCGCTCATCCATCTGTACTCGATCGGCTACATGTACGAGGACCGGGGGTACTGGAAGTACTTCAGCTACCTGAACCTTTTCATCTTCATGATGCTCAACCTGGTCCTCGCCGACAACCTGACGCTGCTGTTTCTGGGCTGGGAGGGCGTCGGACTCTGCTCCTACCTGCTGATCGGCTTCTGGTACGAGGACTTCAAAAACAGCGAGGCCGCCAACAAGGCCTTCATCGTCAACCGCGTGGGCGACGCGGCCTTCCTGCTGGCGATGTTTCTGCTGTTCCGGGAGGTGGGAAGCCTGGACTTCGGCGCGTTGCTGGCCGATCCGGCCGCGTTGCCGTCGGGTGTGGTGGCGGCGGCTGTGCTGCTGCTGTTCATCGGCGCCACGGGCAAAAGCGCTCAGATTCCGCTCTTTGTGTGGCTCCCGGACGCCATGGCCGGCCCGACGCCCGTCTCGGCGCTGATCCATGCCGCCACGATGGTCACGAGCGGTCTGTACCTGTTCGCCCGGATTTCGCCGCTGGCGCTGGCCGCGCCGGACGTGCTCGTGGTGGTGGCGCTGGTGGGCGCGCTGACGGCTTTCATGGCGGCCACGATCGCCGTCACGCAGTACGACATCAAAAAGGTGCTGGCCTACTCGACGGTCTCGCAGCTCGGCTACATGTTCATGGCGGCCGGCGTGGGCGCTTTCTTCGTGTCGATCTTCCACGTGCTCACGCACGCATTCTTCAAGGCCTGTCTCTTTCTCGGATCGGGTAGCGTGATCCACGCCATGCATCACGTGGAGCACACGCTGCACGAACGGGGCCATCACGGCCATCTCGATCCGCAGGACATGCGCAACATGGGCGGGCTGGGACGCTTCATGCCGGCCACGCGCACCACGTACCTGATCGCCACGCTGGCCATTGCGGGCTTTCCGCTGACGGCCGGCTTCTTCTCCAAGGACGAGATTCTGTTCAAGGCCTTCGAATACGGCTACAACGGTCACGCCTACGCCTGGATCGCCTGGATCCTGGGCGTGGTGACGGCGCTGCTGACGGCCTTCTACATGATGCGCTCCTACGTGCTCACCTTCGAGGGCACGCCGCGCTGGCCCATGGCCGATCAGGTGCACCCGCACGAGTCGCCCGCAACGATGACGCTGCCGCTCTGGGTGCTGGCCGCGCTGTCGCTGGTGGGTGGCTTTGTGGGGCTGCCGGGCGTGATCGCCCACGGCGAATGGAACCTGATCCACCACTACTTGGGCGCTTCGGGCGGCGGACCGGTAGCCGAGCCCGAACTGCACGCGCACGTGCCGCTGGCCATCGAGTGGGCACTGATCGGGCTGGGCGTGGCGATCGCGCTGATCGGGCTCTACTGGAGCTGGACGGCTTACCGCCGCCACGGCCTGGCCTACGACGACATGCTCCGCGAGCGGTTCGGCGCCTTCTACCGCGTCTGGGCCGCCAAGTACTACTGGGATGAATTCTACGATCGGGCGATCGTGCAGCCGCTGCTGCGTTTTGCCCGCAACGGGCTGGCCGCTTTCGATCAGAAAGTCATCGACGGAGCGGTCAACGGCGTGGCGCGGCTGATGGCCGAACTCGGCCAGCGCGTGCGCCGGGTGCAAACCGGCGTCGTGCAGGCCTACGCCATGGCCATCGTGCTCGGCGTGGCGCTCGTACTGGCGCTGATGCTGTTTGGCTAA
- a CDS encoding complex I subunit 4 family protein: MNLPYLTSIVIFLPLVGALLMLPMRRVSAIRWTALATTTVTFLISLLLYVGYDPAGSPAQPQFVDRITGWFPGLDIQYYVGIDGLGLLLILLTTLLGPIVVLSSWNYIDRHQKGYYTLLLVLQTGMTGVFAAYDLILFYIFFELTLIPMYFIIGIWGGEDRIYAAVKFVLYTLVGSLLMLVGILYLGFAAGDAVNGGVFTTDYFKLLAYNVPLAAQGWLFFVFALAFAIKVPLFPLHTWLPDAHVQAPTGGSVILAGVLLKMGTYGLVRFCLPFFPNAATDYALWLAVLAVVGIVYGALVSRVQADAKKLVAYSSVSHLGFVVLGIFAFTVEAMQGAIIQMINHGLSTGALFLLVGMLYERRHTRLMEEFGGIARVMPVFAFFLVFTALASAGLPGLNGFVGEFMILLGSFKSALVGHPLLIALATSGVILAAVYLLWLLYRTLFGPIQKEVNRTLPDLNAREVLLLVPLAVFMLWIGVAPGPFLKRTEPTARFLLETVEQKRLAALEEAEQPVPAASARLEVSEGETVRIANP; this comes from the coding sequence ATGAACCTGCCGTATCTGACCTCGATCGTCATCTTCCTGCCGCTGGTCGGCGCGCTGCTCATGCTGCCGATGCGCCGCGTGTCGGCCATCCGGTGGACGGCGCTGGCGACCACGACGGTTACGTTTCTGATCTCGCTGCTGCTGTACGTCGGCTACGACCCGGCCGGAAGTCCGGCGCAGCCGCAGTTTGTGGACCGGATCACCGGGTGGTTTCCCGGGCTGGACATCCAGTACTATGTGGGCATCGACGGACTGGGCCTGCTGCTGATCCTGCTTACGACGCTCCTGGGGCCCATCGTCGTGCTCTCGTCGTGGAACTACATCGACCGGCACCAGAAGGGCTACTACACGCTGCTGCTGGTTTTGCAGACCGGCATGACGGGCGTCTTCGCCGCCTACGACCTGATCCTGTTCTACATCTTCTTCGAGCTGACGCTCATCCCGATGTACTTCATCATCGGCATCTGGGGCGGCGAGGATCGCATCTATGCGGCCGTCAAGTTCGTGCTCTACACGCTGGTGGGCTCGCTCCTGATGCTCGTCGGCATTCTGTACCTGGGCTTTGCGGCCGGCGATGCGGTCAACGGCGGAGTGTTCACCACCGACTACTTCAAGCTGCTGGCCTACAACGTGCCGCTGGCCGCGCAGGGATGGCTGTTCTTCGTGTTCGCGCTGGCCTTTGCGATCAAGGTGCCGCTCTTTCCGCTGCATACGTGGTTGCCCGACGCGCACGTGCAGGCGCCCACCGGTGGATCGGTCATCCTGGCCGGCGTGCTGCTGAAGATGGGGACCTACGGCCTGGTGCGCTTCTGCCTGCCGTTCTTCCCGAACGCCGCCACCGACTATGCGCTCTGGCTGGCGGTGCTGGCCGTGGTGGGCATCGTCTACGGCGCGCTCGTGTCGCGCGTGCAGGCCGACGCCAAGAAGCTGGTGGCCTACTCGTCGGTGAGCCACCTGGGCTTCGTGGTGCTGGGTATCTTCGCCTTCACGGTCGAGGCCATGCAGGGCGCCATCATCCAGATGATCAACCACGGGCTCTCGACGGGCGCGCTCTTTTTGCTGGTGGGCATGCTCTACGAACGGCGCCACACGCGGCTGATGGAAGAGTTCGGCGGCATCGCCCGTGTAATGCCCGTGTTCGCCTTTTTCCTGGTCTTTACGGCGCTGGCATCGGCCGGGCTGCCCGGGCTGAACGGCTTTGTGGGCGAGTTCATGATTCTGCTGGGTTCGTTCAAGAGTGCGCTGGTGGGGCATCCGCTGCTGATCGCGCTGGCCACGTCGGGGGTGATTCTGGCGGCGGTTTATCTGCTCTGGCTACTTTACCGAACGCTTTTCGGGCCGATTCAGAAGGAGGTCAACCGCACGCTCCCCGACCTGAACGCCCGCGAGGTGCTGTTGCTGGTGCCGCTGGCGGTCTTCATGCTCTGGATTGGCGTGGCGCCCGGGCCGTTCCTGAAGCGGACGGAACCCACGGCGCGCTTCCTGCTGGAGACCGTCGAGCAGAAGCGGCTGGCGGCGCTGGAAGAGGCGGAGCAGCCGGTCCCTGCGGCCAGCGCGCGCCTGGAGGTGTCGGAAGGGGAGACGGTGCGGATCGCCAACCCCTGA
- a CDS encoding sodium:proton antiporter, whose amino-acid sequence MNAPHLKAFGSGLARMLGPLVVCLWLLPVASALAQEAPAAEAPATEAVEAEHAPDTSATVAHAEEAAHAAADEHGPRPPVWLVLPFVILLVMIATGPLFYPHHWHHHYPKYAVGLGLFVSLYYIFGLGSTTPVVHAIEEYLSFIALVASLFIAASGIYININAKGTPRNNAILLFVGSLVANLIATTGAAMLFVRSYMRLNKGRLKPYHLIFFIFLVANVGGGLTPIGDPPLFLGFLRGVPFFWTLTHVWFVWLPTVLLILAVFYVIDARNKIESPDPDPSQPLVQIRGAKNFLWVLVIILSVFIDPNVFEWVPDLHELYHIPFGIREIIMFSVAVLAYKLADREALRKNEFTFEPIREVGWLFLGIFATMQPALQLISLFAHDHAEQLTVGMFYWGTGSLSSVLDNAPTYLNFLAAAMGKFGLDVNVPEQVRAFAEASVHPETWFYLQAISIAAVFFGAMTYIGNAPNFMVKAIAEENKVDMPSFMGYVTKYSLPILIPIYFLIYLLFYSGLFPGLDAFFEQLLIR is encoded by the coding sequence ATGAACGCACCACACCTGAAAGCTTTCGGAAGCGGGCTGGCGCGTATGCTGGGCCCGCTTGTCGTATGTCTGTGGTTGTTGCCGGTGGCTTCGGCCCTGGCGCAGGAAGCACCGGCCGCCGAGGCGCCGGCCACCGAGGCCGTCGAAGCCGAACATGCCCCCGACACGTCGGCGACGGTTGCGCATGCCGAAGAAGCGGCGCACGCGGCGGCCGATGAGCACGGACCGCGTCCGCCGGTCTGGCTCGTGCTGCCGTTTGTGATCCTGCTGGTGATGATCGCCACCGGGCCGCTGTTCTACCCGCACCACTGGCATCACCACTATCCGAAGTATGCTGTCGGGCTGGGGCTGTTCGTCTCGCTCTACTACATCTTCGGGCTGGGATCGACCACGCCCGTGGTGCATGCCATCGAGGAGTATCTGTCGTTCATTGCCCTGGTGGCTTCGCTTTTCATTGCGGCCAGCGGCATCTACATCAACATCAACGCGAAGGGTACGCCCCGCAACAACGCCATCCTGTTGTTTGTCGGATCGCTCGTGGCGAACCTGATCGCCACCACGGGCGCGGCCATGCTTTTCGTACGCAGCTACATGCGCCTGAACAAAGGACGGCTCAAGCCCTACCACCTGATTTTCTTCATCTTCCTGGTTGCGAACGTGGGCGGTGGGCTGACGCCCATCGGCGACCCGCCGCTGTTTCTGGGCTTTCTGCGCGGGGTACCGTTCTTCTGGACGCTGACGCATGTGTGGTTCGTCTGGCTGCCGACGGTGCTGCTGATCCTAGCCGTCTTCTACGTGATCGACGCGCGCAACAAGATCGAGAGTCCGGATCCGGATCCGTCGCAGCCGCTCGTGCAGATCCGGGGTGCCAAAAACTTTCTCTGGGTGCTGGTGATCATCCTGTCGGTGTTCATCGACCCGAACGTCTTCGAGTGGGTGCCGGACCTGCACGAGCTCTACCACATTCCGTTCGGCATCCGCGAGATCATCATGTTCTCGGTGGCCGTACTGGCCTACAAACTGGCCGACAGAGAGGCGCTCCGGAAGAACGAGTTCACCTTCGAGCCCATTCGTGAGGTGGGCTGGCTGTTTCTGGGTATCTTCGCCACGATGCAGCCAGCGCTTCAGCTCATCAGCCTGTTCGCGCACGACCATGCCGAGCAGCTCACGGTAGGCATGTTCTACTGGGGGACGGGCTCGCTCTCCAGCGTGCTCGATAACGCGCCCACCTACCTGAACTTCCTGGCGGCGGCCATGGGTAAATTCGGGCTCGACGTGAACGTGCCCGAGCAGGTGAGGGCCTTCGCCGAAGCGAGTGTGCATCCGGAGACCTGGTTCTACCTGCAGGCGATCTCCATTGCGGCCGTATTCTTCGGCGCCATGACGTATATTGGCAACGCGCCCAACTTCATGGTGAAGGCGATCGCCGAGGAAAACAAGGTGGACATGCCTTCTTTCATGGGCTATGTGACGAAGTACTCGCTGCCGATTCTGATTCCGATTTACTTCCTGATTTACCTGCTGTTTTACAGCGGGCTGTTTCCGGGACTGGATGCCTTCTTTGAACAGTTACTGATTCGATAG
- a CDS encoding 4a-hydroxytetrahydrobiopterin dehydratase, producing the protein MSRVEPLSREAIEAALAELPGWTYADDRLQKTYTFGSFREAVSFIVRIAFEAEQLNHHPELHNVYNRVTLALTTHAAGNRVTARDVELARAIERIAWVK; encoded by the coding sequence ATGAGCCGGGTGGAACCGCTGAGCCGCGAGGCGATCGAGGCGGCGCTGGCCGAATTGCCGGGCTGGACCTACGCCGACGATCGGCTGCAGAAGACCTACACGTTCGGGAGCTTTCGGGAGGCGGTGAGCTTCATCGTGCGCATCGCCTTCGAGGCGGAGCAGCTGAACCACCATCCCGAACTGCACAACGTGTACAACCGCGTGACGCTGGCGCTGACGACGCACGCGGCCGGCAACCGGGTAACGGCCCGGGACGTGGAGCTGGCGCGCGCCATCGAGCGCATTGCCTGGGTGAAGTAG
- a CDS encoding NADH-quinone oxidoreductase subunit N, whose translation MDLLEAYRMLPADLWAAFPLVLTAVVGLVLVVWDAFWNDAPPIPWVAAGTLALALIWELGGLSRAPETAFYGLIRVGGMASFVNAIILASGLLTIALSVPYLKRIRHLHGEVYALILFATVGMIVLASANSLISVFVGLETMSICLYIMTGLVREDVGAGEAALKYFLLGAFSTGFFLYGIALLYGATGTMYLPQMAAHLAEGAHPIMFWAGVALLLIGFLFKVGAVPFHMWTPDVYQGAPTTLTGYMAAASKAAAFAALVLVLDAALPAERWQLLLALVALVTMVAGNVLALVQQNVKRMLAYSSIAHAGYILTGLAAGTPEGYAGALFYLLVYALMNIGAFGVMAFLEWDGKEGYEQTIDSLAGIGYRRPLLGVAMAFFMFSLTGFPPLAGFIAKYAVFAPAVKAGLTWLVIVGVLASVLSAYYYLRVVYVFWMKSPDEAPEAVRQQAFPVPLAPQAVLVVCVVLIVLLGVLPGLLEVTASFFPTPAAPPAATTALLP comes from the coding sequence ATGGACCTACTGGAAGCCTACCGGATGCTTCCGGCCGACCTCTGGGCGGCCTTTCCGCTGGTGCTGACGGCCGTCGTGGGCCTGGTGCTGGTCGTCTGGGACGCGTTCTGGAACGACGCGCCGCCGATCCCCTGGGTGGCGGCCGGCACGCTGGCGCTGGCGCTGATCTGGGAGCTGGGTGGCCTGAGCCGCGCGCCGGAGACGGCCTTCTACGGGCTGATCCGGGTGGGCGGCATGGCCTCGTTCGTGAACGCGATCATCCTGGCCAGCGGCCTGCTGACGATCGCGCTGTCGGTGCCCTACCTGAAGCGCATTCGCCACCTGCACGGCGAGGTCTATGCGCTGATCCTGTTTGCCACGGTTGGCATGATCGTGCTGGCCTCGGCCAACAGCCTGATTTCGGTCTTCGTGGGCCTTGAGACTATGTCGATCTGCCTGTACATCATGACGGGACTGGTCCGCGAAGACGTAGGGGCCGGCGAGGCCGCCCTGAAGTACTTTCTGCTGGGCGCCTTCTCGACGGGCTTTTTCCTGTACGGCATTGCGCTGCTGTATGGCGCCACGGGCACGATGTATCTGCCGCAGATGGCGGCGCATCTGGCCGAGGGAGCCCACCCGATCATGTTCTGGGCCGGCGTGGCGCTGCTGCTGATCGGCTTCCTGTTCAAGGTGGGGGCCGTGCCCTTCCACATGTGGACGCCCGACGTCTACCAGGGGGCGCCGACGACGCTGACGGGCTATATGGCCGCGGCATCGAAGGCGGCGGCCTTCGCGGCGCTGGTACTGGTGCTCGACGCCGCGTTGCCGGCCGAGCGCTGGCAATTGCTGCTGGCGCTGGTGGCGCTGGTGACGATGGTGGCCGGCAACGTGCTGGCCCTCGTCCAGCAGAACGTCAAGCGCATGCTGGCCTATTCGTCGATCGCCCACGCCGGCTACATCCTGACCGGCCTGGCGGCCGGCACGCCCGAAGGGTACGCCGGGGCGCTTTTCTACCTGCTGGTCTATGCGCTGATGAACATCGGCGCCTTCGGTGTGATGGCTTTTCTGGAGTGGGACGGCAAGGAAGGCTACGAGCAGACCATTGACTCGCTGGCAGGGATCGGCTACCGGCGGCCGCTGCTGGGCGTGGCGATGGCGTTCTTCATGTTCAGCCTGACGGGCTTTCCGCCGCTGGCCGGCTTCATCGCGAAGTACGCCGTCTTTGCGCCGGCCGTGAAGGCGGGGCTGACCTGGCTGGTGATCGTCGGTGTGCTGGCCAGCGTGCTTTCGGCCTACTACTATCTGCGCGTGGTGTACGTCTTCTGGATGAAGTCGCCGGACGAGGCGCCCGAGGCGGTGCGTCAGCAGGCGTTCCCGGTACCGCTGGCCCCGCAGGCGGTGCTGGTGGTGTGCGTGGTGCTGATTGTGCTGCTGGGCGTGCTGCCCGGCCTGCTGGAGGTGACCGCGTCGTTTTTCCCGACGCCGGCCGCACCACCGGCGGCCACGACGGCCCTGCTGCCTTAG
- a CDS encoding spore maturation protein: protein METFRTLIETLSLLVLPLLIVGFPLYGLLRRVPVYEAFVEGAREGFDVAVRIIPYLVAILFAIGMFRASGAMDFLIELLRPVLSPLRIPPEVLPMAILRPLTGSGSAAVVLDLIRQYGEDSLIVKIAAVMFGSTETTFYVLVVYFGAVNITKTRHAVPAGLIADVAAMLMAIYLVQWLFA from the coding sequence ATGGAAACCTTTCGCACACTGATCGAGACGCTTTCGCTGCTGGTGCTTCCACTGCTGATCGTGGGCTTCCCGCTCTACGGGCTGCTGCGTCGCGTGCCCGTTTACGAAGCCTTTGTCGAAGGTGCCCGCGAGGGGTTCGACGTAGCCGTTCGCATCATTCCCTACCTGGTGGCGATTCTGTTTGCGATCGGGATGTTTCGGGCCTCGGGTGCCATGGATTTCCTGATCGAGCTGCTCCGTCCGGTGCTGAGCCCGCTGCGCATTCCGCCCGAAGTGCTGCCCATGGCCATTCTGCGTCCGCTGACGGGCTCCGGCTCGGCGGCCGTCGTGCTCGACCTGATCCGCCAGTACGGAGAGGACTCCCTCATCGTCAAGATCGCGGCCGTGATGTTCGGCTCGACCGAGACCACCTTTTACGTGCTGGTGGTCTACTTCGGCGCGGTCAACATCACCAAGACCCGTCACGCCGTGCCCGCCGGCCTGATCGCCGACGTGGCCGCCATGCTCATGGCCATCTACCTCGTGCAGTGGCTGTTTGCCTGA
- a CDS encoding nucleoside recognition domain-containing protein gives MLNYIWAGLIIFSLVFAVVSDVRDLTRDTYRNGDPLPVTLVFPEGYRPEARHQPVVVRIDPTTYRAFYRTESVPDSAYAGELVQFRTGRELRFAKDADVPEPLATIRRVTSPRENDLRGTLQALTFVSDSLATAAVLFAPVRFVRLQAITDAAFEFARTAVTLALGLIGLLALWLGLLRIAEAAGLVQHLARWTRPLLRPLFPDVPRDHPAFALITLNLTANMLGLGNAATPLGIKAMEELQKLNPRPDTATNAMVMLLAMNTASVQLVPPVLLMAIMGSAINELILPIILVTLASLVVAIVAAKLLGRLPAYRRTDPMRAANNDREQPETNA, from the coding sequence ATGCTGAACTACATCTGGGCCGGGCTGATCATCTTCAGCCTCGTGTTTGCCGTGGTGTCGGACGTGCGCGACCTGACGCGCGACACCTACCGCAACGGCGATCCCCTGCCCGTCACGCTCGTCTTCCCCGAAGGCTATCGCCCGGAGGCCCGCCACCAGCCGGTCGTGGTGCGGATCGACCCGACTACATACCGGGCCTTCTATCGCACGGAAAGCGTCCCGGACTCGGCCTATGCGGGTGAGCTGGTGCAGTTTCGCACCGGGCGCGAGCTGCGCTTTGCAAAAGACGCAGACGTACCCGAGCCGCTGGCCACGATCCGGCGCGTGACCTCTCCCCGCGAAAACGACCTGCGTGGCACGCTGCAGGCGCTGACGTTCGTCTCCGACTCGCTGGCCACGGCGGCCGTGCTGTTTGCGCCGGTACGGTTCGTGCGGCTGCAGGCCATCACCGACGCGGCCTTCGAGTTTGCCCGAACGGCCGTCACGCTGGCGCTGGGGCTGATCGGTCTACTGGCGCTCTGGCTCGGGCTGCTGCGCATTGCCGAAGCGGCCGGCCTCGTGCAGCATCTGGCCCGCTGGACCCGCCCGCTGCTGCGCCCGCTCTTTCCCGACGTGCCGCGCGACCATCCGGCCTTCGCCCTCATCACGCTGAATCTGACCGCCAACATGCTCGGTCTGGGCAACGCGGCCACCCCGCTGGGCATCAAGGCCATGGAAGAACTGCAGAAGCTCAACCCCCGCCCCGATACGGCCACCAATGCCATGGTCATGCTGCTGGCGATGAACACGGCCAGCGTGCAGCTCGTGCCCCCCGTGCTGCTTATGGCCATCATGGGCTCGGCCATCAACGAGCTGATCCTGCCGATCATTCTGGTCACGCTGGCCTCGCTCGTGGTGGCCATCGTGGCGGCCAAACTGCTGGGCCGACTGCCCGCCTATCGCCGCACCGACCCGATGCGGGCGGCCAACAACGACCGAGAGCAACCCGAAACGAACGCCTGA
- the uvrC gene encoding excinuclease ABC subunit UvrC produces MNAALQEKLAHLPTRPGVYIHRDAAGQVLYVGKAKNLRQRVRSYFQESRPRDGRLEALVRKIADVEVIVTDTEAEALILENNLIKQLKPRYNINLRDDKTYPYICIANERFPRVFPTRRVRKDGSKYFGPYTDVGQMHRLLRLIRSLFKLRTCNLNLSPEAIAAGKYQPCLEYHIKKCAAPCIGLQSEEDYNATIRQIEQLLNGKTQTLIAQLREEMKARAAALDFERAAELRDQIRLLEQHAERQKIVSQDFADRDVFALAVDRTDGVACGVVFQVREGKVIGRRHRYLRRIEGQRDGALLQAFVEDYYAEAVFFPDEVLLSHELEEPDALEALLRERRGKKVPLRVPQRGDKAGLVHLAEANARLLLEEWRLAQKKRGETRIPEAVRALQEALRLPGLPRRIECFDISHLGGTGTVASCVVFEDGRPSKRDYRTFKIRSVTPGKPDDYQAMREAVTRRYRRLRDEGGPWPDLVVIDGGKGQLSSALEALEALELRGQFPVIGLAKRLEEIYRPGDPDPYQLPKTSPALQLLQRIRNEAHRFAVTMQRRQRRRVLRSELLDIPGIGPRTVEKLLQHFGSARRVREADLEALAAVVGRARAERIRQHFDAASTSS; encoded by the coding sequence ATGAATGCAGCCCTCCAGGAAAAACTGGCCCATCTGCCCACGCGCCCGGGCGTCTACATTCACCGTGACGCCGCGGGACAGGTGCTCTACGTCGGTAAGGCGAAGAACCTGCGCCAGCGCGTCCGCTCTTACTTCCAGGAAAGTCGCCCGCGCGACGGCCGGCTCGAAGCGCTCGTCCGCAAAATCGCCGACGTCGAAGTCATCGTCACCGACACGGAGGCCGAAGCGCTTATCCTCGAAAACAACCTGATCAAGCAGCTCAAGCCCCGCTACAACATCAACCTGCGCGACGACAAGACCTATCCGTACATCTGCATTGCGAACGAACGCTTTCCGCGCGTCTTTCCCACGCGGCGCGTGCGGAAAGACGGCTCGAAGTACTTCGGCCCCTACACCGACGTCGGTCAGATGCACCGGCTGCTGCGGCTGATCCGTTCGCTGTTCAAGCTGCGCACCTGCAACCTGAACCTCTCGCCCGAGGCGATCGCGGCCGGCAAGTACCAGCCCTGCCTGGAGTATCACATCAAGAAATGCGCGGCGCCCTGCATCGGGCTGCAGTCCGAGGAGGACTACAACGCCACCATCCGCCAGATCGAACAACTGCTCAACGGCAAGACGCAGACGCTCATCGCACAGCTCCGGGAAGAGATGAAAGCGCGGGCGGCGGCGCTGGATTTCGAGCGGGCGGCCGAGCTGCGCGACCAGATTCGATTGCTCGAGCAGCACGCCGAGCGTCAGAAGATCGTCAGCCAGGATTTCGCCGACCGTGACGTATTTGCGCTGGCCGTCGACCGCACCGACGGCGTGGCCTGTGGCGTGGTGTTTCAGGTGCGCGAGGGCAAGGTAATCGGCCGCCGCCACCGGTATCTGCGCCGCATCGAGGGCCAGCGCGACGGCGCGCTGCTGCAGGCTTTCGTCGAAGACTATTACGCCGAGGCCGTCTTCTTCCCCGACGAAGTGCTGCTCTCGCACGAACTGGAAGAACCCGACGCGCTGGAGGCGCTGCTCCGGGAGCGACGCGGCAAAAAGGTACCGCTGCGCGTGCCGCAACGTGGCGACAAGGCCGGACTGGTTCACCTGGCCGAAGCCAACGCCCGGCTGCTGCTCGAAGAGTGGCGACTGGCTCAGAAAAAACGCGGGGAGACCCGGATTCCGGAAGCCGTCCGTGCCCTGCAGGAGGCGCTTCGCCTGCCCGGACTACCCCGCCGAATCGAATGCTTCGACATCTCGCACCTGGGCGGCACCGGCACGGTGGCCTCCTGCGTGGTCTTCGAGGACGGCCGCCCCAGCAAGCGCGACTACCGAACTTTTAAGATCCGGAGCGTCACGCCGGGCAAGCCGGACGACTATCAGGCCATGCGTGAGGCCGTCACACGACGCTACCGACGCCTTCGCGACGAGGGCGGCCCGTGGCCCGATCTAGTGGTGATCGACGGCGGCAAGGGCCAGCTCTCCAGTGCACTCGAAGCGCTCGAGGCCCTGGAGCTGCGCGGACAGTTCCCGGTGATCGGCCTGGCCAAGCGGCTGGAGGAGATCTACCGCCCCGGCGATCCCGATCCCTACCAGCTTCCGAAGACCAGCCCGGCGCTCCAGCTTCTGCAGCGCATCCGCAACGAGGCGCACCGGTTTGCCGTCACGATGCAGCGCCGCCAGCGCCGCCGCGTGCTGCGCTCCGAGCTGCTCGACATCCCGGGCATCGGACCGCGCACCGTCGAGAAACTGCTGCAGCATTTCGGATCGGCCCGGCGCGTACGCGAGGCCGACCTGGAGGCGCTGGCCGCCGTCGTCGGACGCGCCCGCGCCGAACGCATCCGCCAGCACTTCGACGCCGCTTCTACCTCTTCCTGA